The Verrucomicrobium spinosum DSM 4136 = JCM 18804 genome includes a region encoding these proteins:
- a CDS encoding nuclear transport factor 2 family protein, which yields MEKNSVPSPPSPALELVQKLYAAFEHRDVATVASLLGSHAIITQCAQLPWGGTFEGLEGFSRFFGILLQHIDSQVTVERYIDAGECIVAIGTTRGTVNANGASFEVPVVHVWQVEEGKITKFSPYIDVPLMNAALNQPTGT from the coding sequence ATGGAAAAAAACTCCGTCCCTTCGCCCCCCTCGCCAGCTCTGGAGCTTGTCCAGAAGCTGTACGCCGCGTTTGAGCACCGTGATGTCGCCACGGTGGCCAGTCTCCTGGGCTCGCACGCCATCATCACCCAGTGCGCCCAACTCCCCTGGGGTGGCACCTTTGAGGGACTGGAGGGTTTCAGCCGCTTCTTTGGCATTCTCCTCCAGCACATCGACTCCCAGGTGACCGTAGAGCGCTACATCGACGCCGGGGAGTGCATCGTCGCCATCGGCACCACCCGCGGCACCGTGAACGCCAACGGTGCCAGCTTCGAGGTCCCCGTCGTGCACGTCTGGCAGGTGGAGGAGGGCAAGATCACCAAGTTCTCGCCCTACATCGACGTTCCTCTCATGAACGCCGCCCTCAACCAGCCCACTGGAACCTAA
- a CDS encoding alpha/beta hydrolase family protein, translating to MVKRVPHLAIKTGVMVAAVGVLLGRTSAKAADDLPKELAPYFTPPAEYADKVTPGPHLVDLGSGKTPQSKEDWAIRRSEILKTWQGFMGEWPPVLEDPKLEILETTRREDFTQHRIRLEIAPGQTGEGYLLIPDGKGPFPAVYVPFYDPETSIGLGKMPLRDFAYQLTKRGFVSLSMGAPGGDARKPVLSDGAKCQPLSYLGYLSANAWQALADRPEVDRKRIGVMGHSYGGKWAMFGSCLWEKFACAVWSDPGIVFDEARPSINYWEPWYLGYEPGYTRERGLITAQSPRTGPYKQIMEQGRSLSEFQMLMAPRPFLVSGGSEDFAARWLDLNRVREAYTVLKVPVLAGMHNRPLHGPTEESNALAYRFMEWALKERPIE from the coding sequence ATGGTGAAACGAGTTCCCCATCTAGCAATCAAGACAGGTGTGATGGTCGCGGCAGTCGGAGTACTGCTGGGCCGGACTTCAGCAAAGGCGGCAGACGATCTTCCCAAAGAGCTGGCCCCGTACTTCACCCCACCGGCTGAGTACGCCGACAAAGTGACGCCGGGCCCCCACCTGGTGGATCTGGGTTCTGGCAAGACCCCGCAATCCAAGGAAGACTGGGCCATCCGCCGCAGTGAGATCCTTAAGACCTGGCAGGGCTTCATGGGGGAGTGGCCGCCGGTGCTGGAGGACCCGAAGCTGGAGATCCTGGAGACGACCCGGCGCGAGGACTTCACCCAGCACCGCATCCGCCTGGAGATTGCTCCTGGCCAGACGGGGGAGGGTTATCTCCTCATCCCTGATGGCAAGGGGCCTTTCCCCGCCGTGTACGTCCCATTTTATGATCCGGAAACCAGCATCGGTCTGGGGAAGATGCCCCTGCGGGACTTTGCGTATCAGCTCACGAAGCGGGGATTTGTGAGCCTGAGCATGGGGGCGCCCGGGGGCGACGCCCGCAAGCCGGTGTTGTCCGACGGCGCGAAATGCCAGCCGCTCTCCTATCTCGGCTATCTGTCTGCCAATGCCTGGCAGGCCCTGGCGGACCGCCCGGAGGTGGATCGCAAGCGCATTGGCGTGATGGGGCACTCCTACGGCGGCAAGTGGGCCATGTTTGGCTCCTGCCTGTGGGAGAAGTTTGCCTGTGCCGTGTGGTCGGATCCCGGGATCGTGTTTGATGAGGCCCGCCCGAGCATCAACTACTGGGAGCCCTGGTACCTGGGCTATGAGCCAGGCTATACGCGCGAGCGGGGCCTGATCACCGCGCAAAGTCCCCGGACGGGGCCTTACAAGCAGATCATGGAGCAGGGCCGCAGCTTGAGCGAGTTTCAGATGCTGATGGCCCCCCGGCCCTTTTTGGTTTCCGGTGGCTCAGAGGACTTTGCTGCACGATGGCTGGATCTGAACCGGGTTCGTGAAGCTTACACGGTGCTGAAGGTGCCGGTGCTGGCAGGCATGCACAACCGGCCTCTGCATGGACCCACGGAGGAATCCAACGCTCTTGCGTACCGGTTTATGGAGTGGGCGCTCAAGGAGCGGCCCATTGAGTAA
- a CDS encoding MGDG synthase family glycosyltransferase, translating to MILILTAGFGDGHNTAARNVAGGLRRLAPHEEALVVDLFDIAHPVLSPVMKENYQMLITRAPSVWAWIYGRSAKVSFDGSPDILAGLRKALAGLLKKHRPRAIVCTYPIYPKLLKQIQATGISTPPIYTVITDSISIHPIWFIAPSDAYFVADEDSRQSALRLCRAADEIHVAGFPVSLDFLDQPTPEECASPHGKILYLPSTGLKHVQRTLTSLRPLLLAGTKLTLPVGKHASRLYHVVTQFVDSVPDGSVEIIGWTNRIPRLLQTHDFVICKAGGAILHESLAATCPAIIDYVVPGQEEGNAELLTKHECGVTTTTPEQTGKEAARLLANNRSEARRMKANMKALSEPDAALKIASWVIAHAP from the coding sequence GTGATACTTATCCTTACGGCAGGCTTCGGCGACGGACACAACACAGCGGCACGCAACGTGGCGGGCGGTTTGCGCCGTCTTGCGCCCCATGAAGAGGCCCTGGTGGTGGATTTGTTCGACATCGCGCATCCAGTTCTCTCTCCCGTGATGAAGGAGAACTACCAGATGCTCATCACCCGTGCCCCCTCTGTGTGGGCCTGGATCTACGGTCGCTCTGCAAAAGTGAGCTTTGACGGGAGCCCCGACATTCTCGCCGGCCTCCGCAAAGCGCTGGCGGGTCTGCTGAAAAAGCACCGCCCCCGCGCGATCGTTTGCACCTACCCGATCTATCCAAAACTGCTCAAGCAGATTCAGGCCACCGGGATCTCCACTCCGCCGATCTACACGGTCATCACGGACTCAATCAGCATCCACCCCATCTGGTTCATCGCCCCCAGTGACGCCTATTTCGTCGCGGATGAAGACTCCCGGCAGAGCGCCCTCCGGCTTTGCCGGGCGGCGGATGAGATTCATGTGGCAGGCTTTCCCGTGAGCCTCGACTTCCTGGACCAGCCCACGCCTGAAGAGTGCGCCTCTCCCCATGGGAAGATCCTCTACCTGCCCTCCACGGGGCTGAAGCACGTGCAGCGCACGCTGACCTCCCTGCGCCCGCTGCTGCTCGCCGGCACCAAGCTGACCCTGCCGGTCGGCAAACACGCCTCCCGGCTCTATCACGTGGTGACCCAGTTTGTGGACTCCGTCCCAGATGGCTCCGTGGAGATCATTGGCTGGACCAACCGCATCCCCCGGCTCCTGCAGACTCATGACTTCGTCATCTGCAAGGCAGGCGGGGCCATCCTGCACGAGTCCCTCGCCGCCACCTGCCCGGCCATCATCGACTACGTCGTACCCGGCCAGGAGGAAGGCAACGCCGAGCTGCTGACCAAACACGAGTGTGGCGTGACCACCACCACCCCGGAACAGACTGGCAAAGAAGCCGCCCGGCTCCTGGCCAACAATCGCTCGGAAGCACGGCGGATGAAGGCCAACATGAAGGCGCTCAGCGAGCCGGATGCCGCCTTGAAAATCGCCTCTTGGGTGATCGCCCACGCTCCGTGA
- a CDS encoding DedA family protein, which translates to MELLKQFLHFVMHLDESLPDFISQHGIWIYGLLFLIIFCETGLVVTPFLPGDSLLFAVGAVAANDAFTNSLRLEYVIPLMIVAGVLGDAVNYAIGRRLGPAVFSRESGRLLRKDYLIKAQQFYDKHGGKAIILARFVPIVRTFAPFVAGIGRMKYSSFAYFNILGAIIWVVSLTLAGYFLGTIPIIKKNFEATIILIIVVSLLPIAFEWWKARKEAATTAAAANDAEPAA; encoded by the coding sequence ATGGAGTTACTCAAGCAGTTCCTGCACTTCGTCATGCACCTGGATGAAAGCCTCCCGGATTTCATCAGCCAGCACGGCATTTGGATCTACGGCCTTCTGTTCCTCATCATCTTCTGCGAGACCGGTCTGGTGGTGACCCCGTTCCTGCCGGGTGACTCCCTCCTCTTCGCCGTGGGAGCCGTGGCAGCCAATGATGCCTTCACGAACAGCCTGCGGCTTGAGTACGTGATCCCGCTCATGATTGTGGCTGGTGTCTTGGGAGACGCCGTGAACTACGCCATCGGGCGAAGACTCGGCCCCGCCGTCTTCAGCCGGGAGAGCGGCCGTCTGCTCCGCAAGGACTACCTCATCAAGGCCCAGCAATTCTATGACAAACACGGCGGCAAGGCCATCATCCTGGCACGCTTTGTCCCCATCGTTCGCACCTTCGCCCCCTTCGTCGCTGGCATCGGCCGCATGAAGTACAGCTCCTTTGCCTACTTTAACATTCTGGGCGCGATCATCTGGGTGGTTAGCCTCACCCTCGCGGGTTACTTCCTGGGCACGATCCCGATCATCAAGAAGAACTTCGAGGCCACCATCATTCTGATCATCGTCGTCTCCCTGCTGCCCATCGCCTTTGAGTGGTGGAAGGCCCGCAAAGAAGCAGCCACCACTGCGGCGGCTGCCAATGATGCCGAACCGGCTGCCTGA
- a CDS encoding TIGR01777 family oxidoreductase encodes MRIGITGGLGFIGTAVGREARQRGHQVVVYSRKPQAPPDWAVERRVLDMAEKPVLNLSGLDAVVHLAGESVMGYWTDSKKQRIRESRIPVTKAVVEAMKSCPDGPKVLLCASGTGAYGNRGDEVLTEESPMGAGFLAEVCRDWEKAAREANQIPGARVALLRTGMVLGQGGAAWPMLKKIFSLRLGSRLGDGKQWVPWIHLDDEVGLILHLLEHPECEGPFNLSAPNPVTNAEMTQQIASVLGKTTFIPTPAFGMKLLMGELASVVLESQRAVPQAALDSGYVFKHSQFREAVASLV; translated from the coding sequence ATGAGAATTGGCATCACGGGTGGGTTGGGATTCATCGGCACCGCTGTAGGGCGTGAAGCCCGGCAGCGTGGTCATCAGGTGGTGGTCTATTCGCGCAAGCCTCAGGCCCCGCCTGACTGGGCGGTGGAGCGCAGGGTGCTGGACATGGCCGAGAAGCCGGTTCTGAACCTCAGCGGTCTGGATGCTGTGGTCCATCTGGCTGGGGAGAGCGTGATGGGCTACTGGACCGACTCTAAAAAACAGCGGATTCGCGAGAGCCGCATCCCGGTGACAAAAGCTGTGGTAGAGGCCATGAAGTCCTGCCCTGACGGTCCCAAGGTGCTCCTCTGCGCCTCCGGAACCGGAGCCTATGGGAACCGCGGAGACGAGGTGCTCACAGAGGAGTCGCCCATGGGGGCAGGCTTTCTGGCAGAGGTCTGCCGGGACTGGGAGAAGGCAGCCAGAGAAGCGAACCAGATCCCCGGAGCCCGGGTGGCTCTGCTACGCACCGGCATGGTGCTGGGGCAGGGCGGGGCAGCCTGGCCCATGCTAAAAAAGATCTTCAGCCTGCGTCTGGGCAGCCGCCTGGGGGATGGAAAGCAATGGGTGCCCTGGATCCATCTGGACGACGAGGTGGGCCTCATCCTGCACCTGCTGGAGCACCCGGAGTGCGAAGGGCCTTTCAATCTCTCCGCCCCGAATCCCGTGACCAATGCAGAGATGACGCAGCAGATCGCCAGCGTGCTCGGGAAGACCACGTTCATCCCCACCCCTGCCTTCGGCATGAAACTGCTCATGGGGGAGCTGGCCTCTGTGGTGCTGGAGAGCCAGCGGGCGGTGCCCCAGGCGGCGCTTGACAGTGGCTACGTCTTCAAGCACTCGCAGTTCCGCGAGGCTGTGGCTTCGCTCGTTTGA
- a CDS encoding M14 family metallopeptidase produces MPVHPLANHRAHDYRALVREWRVLAKEAGLKMQAFARVGGQLPVYVLRTKDAANDRRPTIYLSAGIHGDEAAAPWGLLDWARENVALLREGRFLIFPVLNPHGLILNTRADQDGADLNRSFNVPEHPLITVWRQLVEGREFSLALCLHEDYDGQGCYLYELNPRGPVVGHAILNDCSLVLPIDQRKRIDGRAAKGGLIVRRMLPEMPGHPEAIVLHLMGTPLTLTFESPSEFSLHDRIEAQKTFIRSALEHGLRRG; encoded by the coding sequence ATGCCCGTCCACCCTCTGGCCAACCACCGAGCCCATGACTACCGGGCTCTGGTGAGGGAGTGGCGGGTGCTGGCGAAGGAGGCGGGTTTGAAGATGCAGGCGTTCGCCCGGGTCGGGGGGCAGTTGCCCGTGTATGTCCTCCGAACCAAGGATGCGGCCAATGATCGGCGTCCGACCATCTACCTCTCGGCTGGCATTCATGGCGATGAGGCCGCTGCCCCCTGGGGGCTGCTGGACTGGGCGAGGGAGAATGTAGCCCTGCTCAGGGAGGGCCGGTTTCTCATCTTTCCGGTGCTGAATCCGCATGGTCTGATCCTCAATACCCGGGCCGACCAGGACGGGGCGGATCTGAACCGGAGCTTCAATGTGCCGGAGCACCCCCTGATCACTGTCTGGCGGCAACTCGTGGAGGGGCGCGAGTTTTCGCTGGCTCTCTGTCTGCATGAGGACTATGACGGGCAGGGCTGCTACCTGTATGAACTGAACCCGCGCGGCCCGGTGGTGGGGCATGCGATCTTGAACGACTGCTCACTCGTCCTGCCCATCGATCAGCGAAAGCGGATCGATGGGCGTGCTGCCAAGGGCGGCCTGATCGTGCGTCGGATGTTGCCGGAAATGCCTGGCCATCCCGAAGCCATTGTGTTGCATTTGATGGGTACACCGCTCACACTTACCTTCGAATCCCCCTCGGAGTTTTCCCTGCATGACCGTATCGAAGCGCAAAAGACCTTCATCCGGTCCGCCCTGGAGCACGGCCTCCGCCGTGGCTGA
- a CDS encoding haloacid dehalogenase-like hydrolase, whose product MAAAQTTIGLVYDYDQTLSPYYMTDEVVFPHFGIHVEQFWKKAHALVREDGFDNELAYLKVMLDCLTPVRPSNAELRALGSKLHFYPGLPDMFQEMNGVLRPEHKTMGIKLEHYIISSGLKELIEGSALRPHVNAVFGCEFSEDREGRINFPKRVIGHTTKTQYLFRINKGMLEPGDDVNDHMPSDMRPIPFQHMIYIGDGPTDVPCFTLMRKYGGNAVAVYNPADTTRSSFRKCYQLTAHADRVKYIAPSDYRAGSHLRLLLEEMVLEIADGMLRRKRFEIESSTVSAPGF is encoded by the coding sequence ATGGCAGCCGCACAGACCACTATTGGCCTTGTTTACGACTATGATCAGACCCTCAGCCCGTACTACATGACGGATGAGGTCGTGTTCCCGCACTTCGGCATCCATGTGGAGCAGTTCTGGAAGAAGGCCCATGCCCTGGTGAGGGAGGATGGCTTCGACAATGAGCTGGCCTACCTTAAAGTCATGCTGGACTGCCTGACTCCCGTCAGGCCTTCCAATGCGGAACTGCGTGCTCTGGGGTCCAAGCTGCATTTCTACCCCGGGCTGCCGGACATGTTCCAGGAGATGAACGGCGTGCTGCGCCCGGAACACAAGACCATGGGCATCAAGCTGGAGCACTACATCATCTCCTCAGGTCTCAAGGAGTTGATCGAAGGCAGCGCGCTGCGACCGCATGTGAATGCCGTGTTTGGGTGTGAATTCTCTGAAGACCGCGAGGGCCGCATCAACTTCCCCAAGCGGGTCATCGGTCACACCACGAAGACGCAGTACCTCTTCCGCATCAATAAAGGCATGCTGGAACCGGGCGATGATGTGAACGACCATATGCCGTCGGACATGCGCCCCATACCGTTCCAGCACATGATCTACATTGGTGACGGCCCCACAGATGTGCCGTGCTTCACCCTCATGCGCAAGTATGGCGGCAACGCGGTGGCGGTGTACAACCCGGCGGACACCACCCGCAGCAGCTTCCGCAAGTGTTACCAGCTCACGGCCCATGCCGACCGGGTGAAGTACATCGCGCCCAGCGACTACCGCGCTGGCAGCCACCTCCGCCTGCTGCTGGAGGAGATGGTTTTGGAAATAGCGGATGGCATGCTCCGGCGGAAGCGGTTTGAGATCGAGAGCTCCACGGTGAGTGCTCCGGGATTCTAG
- a CDS encoding serine aminopeptidase domain-containing protein, with protein sequence MTVSKRKRPSSGPPWSTASAVADLPAASAHESKLQAFCSFWCGMFCLLLASCGSPGAARQMKPELGAQTWRSYDGKVMPWRDGKPVKGGKPKAVVITVHGLSGAALDFWMLRDAWPELGMAVYGMEMRGQGNDPDRRRRGDISSAEVWQKDLLTFHRLVRERHPGVPIIWYAESLGTLIALHTVTDQMRDPAELPAGLVLSSPAAGLRLRPKGARATLLYSAIAMTPWIKVNLERLGGVDDRQIRVTHDTTHGAQMAITSHYVSHFTLRLLGEVDGMMRTAPQAATQLQVPVLVLASPNDVIASEEQIQIFYDQIGSADKTIRWYRQSYHLLLHDAQRQEVLEDATNWVKRHTQERQR encoded by the coding sequence ATGACCGTATCGAAGCGCAAAAGACCTTCATCCGGTCCGCCCTGGAGCACGGCCTCCGCCGTGGCTGACCTGCCAGCTGCCAGTGCCCATGAATCCAAACTGCAGGCGTTTTGCTCCTTCTGGTGCGGCATGTTCTGCCTGCTGCTGGCCAGTTGCGGGAGCCCCGGGGCGGCCCGTCAGATGAAGCCTGAACTGGGAGCCCAGACCTGGCGGAGCTACGACGGGAAGGTCATGCCCTGGCGGGATGGCAAGCCGGTCAAGGGCGGCAAGCCCAAGGCGGTGGTCATCACCGTGCACGGGCTGAGCGGGGCCGCGCTGGATTTCTGGATGCTGCGGGATGCCTGGCCGGAGCTGGGCATGGCCGTGTACGGGATGGAAATGCGGGGACAGGGGAACGACCCGGACCGTCGCCGCCGGGGAGACATCTCCTCCGCCGAGGTCTGGCAGAAGGATCTGCTCACTTTTCACCGTCTGGTGCGGGAGCGGCATCCCGGGGTGCCCATCATCTGGTATGCGGAAAGTCTGGGCACGCTGATCGCTCTGCACACGGTGACGGACCAGATGCGTGACCCCGCAGAGCTCCCTGCGGGACTGGTGCTATCCTCACCCGCGGCGGGACTGCGCCTGCGGCCCAAAGGGGCGCGGGCCACCCTGCTGTACTCCGCCATTGCCATGACCCCTTGGATCAAGGTGAACCTGGAACGGCTGGGCGGGGTGGATGACCGGCAGATCCGGGTGACGCATGACACCACCCATGGGGCCCAGATGGCCATCACCTCCCACTACGTGTCCCACTTCACCCTCCGGCTGCTGGGAGAGGTGGATGGCATGATGCGGACTGCTCCCCAGGCAGCCACTCAACTGCAAGTGCCGGTGCTGGTGCTGGCGAGTCCGAACGACGTGATCGCCAGTGAAGAGCAGATCCAGATCTTCTACGACCAGATCGGCAGTGCGGACAAAACGATCCGCTGGTACCGCCAGTCCTACCACCTGCTCCTGCATGACGCCCAGCGTCAGGAGGTGCTGGAGGATGCCACGAACTGGGTGAAACGTCACACGCAGGAGCGACAGAGATGA
- a CDS encoding HAD family hydrolase yields the protein MPDSALLFDIGNVLVHFDFTPAARRFAELSDATEAEVLARLRPFKDDLESGRISDDDFIRESTRLIGFHGTREEFVTAWGDIFTENAPMIALVEELSGQVPLYLLSNTSGLHKEWLFAKFPVFRHFAGGIYSHEARCMKPHDAIFQQAVAAYGLDPARTFYIDDLEDNIATGQRLGFVSHHYHHDRHAALEAELRAWPGTPA from the coding sequence ATGCCCGACTCCGCCCTGCTCTTCGACATCGGCAATGTGCTGGTCCATTTTGATTTCACCCCTGCCGCACGCCGATTCGCAGAACTGAGCGATGCCACTGAAGCCGAAGTGCTCGCCCGGCTCCGGCCGTTCAAGGATGATCTGGAGTCAGGCCGAATCAGCGATGACGACTTCATCCGCGAGAGCACCCGCCTTATCGGCTTTCATGGCACTCGGGAGGAATTTGTCACGGCCTGGGGAGACATCTTTACGGAAAACGCCCCCATGATCGCTCTCGTGGAGGAACTGTCCGGGCAGGTACCTCTGTACCTCCTCTCCAACACCAGCGGTCTGCACAAGGAGTGGCTCTTTGCCAAATTCCCTGTATTCCGGCACTTCGCAGGGGGGATCTACTCCCATGAAGCGCGGTGCATGAAGCCCCACGACGCGATCTTCCAGCAGGCGGTGGCTGCGTACGGACTCGATCCCGCCCGCACGTTCTATATCGATGATCTGGAGGACAATATCGCGACGGGACAGCGCCTCGGATTCGTCAGCCATCACTACCACCACGACCGGCATGCCGCTCTGGAGGCGGAACTGCGGGCCTGGCCGGGCACCCCGGCGTGA
- a CDS encoding FG-GAP repeat domain-containing protein: protein MNALSTLALLLGTSCLSTFAQDKTPVFKAQEIDNQIQIGYGLAIADVQGDGKPDILLADKTAFVWYENPSWKKHVIAENLTAKDNVCIAARDIDGDGKCEIAVGAEWNPSDTVNSGAVFYLIPPADRTQKWEPVKLTHEPTTHRMKWVKRSPDRYDLLVVPLHGRGNKNGEGEGVKVLAYQKPADPKAEWKTELVSGDLHMTHNFDVVQYPGEPFERLRLGGKEGIEWLTPSDTDWKKVHRVKHEAGGPLKGAGEVREGKLGTSTFVASIEPMHGTDLAVYSVPATGDAAPVRTALTTTLDDGHALACADLLGLGRNQIVAGWRANANKLARVGIKMWVPDATGSAWKDYSIDDNQMACEDLAVADLDGDKKPDIIAAGRRTKNVKIYWNETP from the coding sequence ATGAACGCACTTTCCACGCTCGCCCTCCTCCTCGGCACCTCCTGTCTTTCCACCTTTGCACAGGACAAGACTCCGGTGTTCAAAGCCCAGGAGATCGACAACCAGATCCAGATCGGCTACGGCCTCGCCATTGCGGATGTGCAGGGCGATGGCAAGCCTGACATCCTGCTGGCAGACAAAACCGCCTTCGTCTGGTACGAAAATCCCTCCTGGAAAAAGCATGTCATTGCCGAGAACCTGACCGCCAAAGACAACGTCTGCATCGCCGCCCGGGACATCGATGGCGATGGCAAATGCGAGATCGCCGTGGGCGCAGAGTGGAACCCTTCCGACACCGTCAACAGCGGGGCCGTGTTTTACCTCATTCCTCCGGCCGACCGCACCCAGAAGTGGGAGCCGGTAAAATTGACTCATGAACCCACCACCCATCGCATGAAGTGGGTGAAACGCAGCCCTGATCGCTATGACCTGCTGGTGGTGCCGCTTCACGGACGCGGCAACAAGAATGGTGAAGGCGAGGGCGTGAAGGTCCTGGCCTATCAGAAGCCCGCCGATCCCAAAGCCGAATGGAAGACCGAGCTTGTGTCCGGAGACCTGCACATGACCCACAACTTCGATGTGGTGCAGTATCCCGGTGAGCCTTTCGAGCGCCTGCGACTGGGCGGCAAGGAGGGGATTGAATGGCTCACCCCCTCCGACACTGACTGGAAGAAGGTGCACCGGGTGAAGCACGAGGCTGGCGGGCCGCTCAAAGGAGCCGGCGAAGTGCGGGAAGGCAAGCTGGGGACGTCCACCTTTGTGGCATCGATTGAACCTATGCACGGCACAGACCTAGCCGTTTACAGCGTCCCCGCTACTGGCGATGCCGCACCCGTGCGCACCGCCCTCACCACCACCCTCGACGACGGCCATGCCCTCGCCTGTGCCGACCTCCTCGGTCTGGGCCGCAACCAGATCGTCGCCGGCTGGCGCGCCAATGCCAACAAACTGGCCCGCGTGGGCATCAAGATGTGGGTACCAGACGCAACTGGGTCAGCGTGGAAGGACTACAGCATCGACGACAACCAGATGGCTTGCGAAGACCTCGCCGTGGCCGATCTCGATGGCGACAAAAAGCCCGACATCATCGCCGCTGGACGTCGGACCAAGAACGTCAAGATCTATTGGAACGAGACGCCGTAG
- the mpl gene encoding UDP-N-acetylmuramate:L-alanyl-gamma-D-glutamyl-meso-diaminopimelate ligase encodes MSQTKHFHFIGICGTAMGSAAAAFRQLGHKITGSDNAVYPPMSTMLESHGIEIASGYKAENLPDEADMYVVGNAVSRGNPEVEALLECKLPYTSLPELLKWEVMQGKRNFVVSGTHGKTTTTSILTWLLEHAGRNPGYLIGGVPDNFDVGARYTESEYFVIEGDEYDTAFFDKRSKFLHYLPEAVIVNNIEFDHADIFNTLDDILLTFSRLLRVVPRNGKVFLNGDEGNCRKLLEACPAPAVTVGTGEDCEVRLRVTSAAPEHTDFELNGVAFRLPMVGEFNARNAAMAICVARFAGLTDHEIRAALLEFRGVKRRQTERGQVHGITIIDDFGHHPTAIRETLRGLRQKYPHSRLWALFEPRSNTSRRNTLQGELIDALKEADGSIIAAVNMPEKVPAGQLLDVDAVAAAVSASGRPSYHERNVDAIIERLKPLAKEGDVVIVFSNGGFEGIHGKLMDRL; translated from the coding sequence ATGAGTCAGACCAAGCACTTTCACTTCATCGGTATTTGCGGTACCGCCATGGGATCAGCCGCGGCCGCTTTCCGCCAGCTGGGACACAAGATCACGGGTTCTGACAATGCGGTGTATCCGCCCATGTCAACGATGCTGGAGAGCCATGGCATTGAGATCGCCAGTGGGTACAAGGCGGAAAATCTGCCTGATGAGGCGGACATGTATGTGGTGGGAAATGCGGTCTCCCGCGGCAATCCCGAGGTGGAGGCCCTCCTGGAGTGCAAGCTGCCCTATACCTCCCTCCCGGAGCTGCTGAAATGGGAGGTCATGCAGGGGAAGAGGAACTTTGTCGTGTCTGGCACCCACGGAAAAACCACGACGACCTCCATCCTCACGTGGTTGCTGGAGCACGCGGGAAGGAATCCCGGTTATCTCATTGGTGGGGTGCCGGACAATTTCGACGTGGGGGCCCGATACACGGAATCAGAATATTTTGTCATTGAAGGGGATGAGTACGACACCGCCTTCTTCGACAAGCGGTCCAAGTTTCTGCATTACCTGCCGGAAGCGGTGATCGTGAACAACATCGAGTTCGATCACGCGGACATTTTTAACACGCTGGATGACATTTTGCTGACCTTCAGCCGGCTTCTGCGGGTGGTGCCGCGCAACGGCAAGGTGTTTCTGAACGGGGATGAGGGGAACTGTCGCAAACTGCTGGAGGCCTGCCCGGCCCCGGCCGTGACAGTGGGCACCGGGGAGGATTGCGAAGTGCGCCTGCGCGTGACCTCTGCGGCACCGGAGCACACGGACTTTGAGCTCAATGGCGTGGCCTTCCGCCTGCCGATGGTGGGGGAATTCAACGCCCGCAACGCCGCGATGGCCATCTGTGTGGCCCGTTTTGCCGGTCTAACTGACCATGAGATCCGCGCGGCCCTGCTGGAGTTCCGCGGGGTGAAACGCCGCCAGACGGAGCGCGGTCAGGTGCATGGCATCACGATCATTGACGACTTTGGCCACCATCCCACCGCCATCCGGGAGACGCTGCGGGGCTTGCGTCAGAAGTATCCCCACAGCCGCCTTTGGGCGTTGTTTGAGCCGCGGTCCAACACCAGCCGCCGCAACACCTTGCAGGGTGAGCTGATAGACGCGCTCAAGGAGGCGGATGGGAGCATCATCGCGGCGGTGAACATGCCGGAAAAAGTGCCCGCCGGGCAGCTCCTGGACGTGGATGCCGTGGCCGCGGCCGTCAGCGCCTCCGGGCGACCGAGCTACCACGAGCGGAATGTGGACGCCATCATTGAGCGCCTGAAGCCTCTGGCCAAGGAGGGCGATGTGGTGATCGTCTTCAGCAATGGCGGGTTTGAGGGCATCCATGGCAAACTGATGGATCGGCTCTGA